The genomic region AAGATGGTCGCCGAGGAACAGGTCCGCGAGATCCCCGTGACGGTCTGCCGACAGGTCGTCGAGCGCGTCGAGAACAAGGTTCCCGTGCAGGTCTGCCGGATGGTGACCGAGGAGCGGGTTCGCCAGATTCCGGTGGTCACCTGCCGGTGGGTCACCGAAGAGCGGGTCGAGCCGGTCGAGGTGCGGGTCTGCAAGATGGTCGAGAAGCAGACCACGGTGCAGGTGCCGCGCACCGTATGCCGCAAGGAACCGGTGACGTACAAGTACCGCGTCCCGCGGACGATCATGCACAAAGTGCCGATCGACCAGCCCTGCTGCGGCGCGAGCGCGGCCGTTGAGGCGCCGACCGACGAGCCCAAGCTCGTGGCGGCGAGGTAAACGTCGAGCGTTCTTGACGATTCCCTTCATCGGCTCCGGGATCGACGGCATCCCCGTCGCGCGACGCGCGGTGCGTTGACTCGCTGCGGGCGGCGCTGGACACTTGTCGGGAGCAGTCCCGAACTTGTCCACTTGTGCGCCTGTGCGTCATGGTCCCCGACGACGCTCCATTCGAAACGCACCCTGACGGCGATTCCGCACAACCGGGCGAGTTGGCTGGCGAGGTCGTGGGGTTCGTGGGCCGGTTGCTGGGGATGACCCACGACGAGGCGGGCCAGTTCGTCGTCTCCGCCGGCGGGGCCGTCGCCGAGCCGCATCATCCGACGACCACCCTGGTCGTCGTCGGCGATCATCAGCGGGACCTGGCCGCCGCGATCGAGCGGCTCAAGCATTGCGACGTCGTCGCCGCCTCGGTCGCGACGGGTCGGGTGCAGTGGGTTCACGAATCGCAATTGTGGCAGCGGCTGGGGCTCGTCGAGGAACTCGCCCAGCGGCGACTGTACACGCCGGTCATGCTTGCCGAACTGCTCGAAGTCCCCGCCGCGGCGGTGCGGCATTGGCATCGGCGCGGGGCGCTTGTCGCCGCGCGGTGCGTGCGACGGTTGCCCTACTTCGACTTCGCCGCGGTCGCCGTGGCGCGACGATTGGCCGAACTGCATCGCGCCGGGTGCTCGCTGTACGTGGTCGATCGCCAATTGGCCTCGCTGGGCAAGCTGGCCGACGCCGACTTGGCGGACGAGTTGGTCGTGGCCGATCGTCGCCTGCTGATGCGGCGGGGGGACGAATTGGTCGAACTGCACGGCCAGCGGCGCTTCGACTTCGCGACCGATGCGGCAGCAGACGAGTCCGAGAACGATGCGCCGACGGTGGTGAGCATCCCGCTCACGGCGGCGGCGCTCGCGGCCTGCGGGTCGAGCGAAGGGGAGCAGTCGCTCGTCGAGCAGTGGGAGCTCGAGGCGCTGGAGCATCAGCGCGCGGGGCGGTTTCGCGAGGCGGCCGAGGCGTATCGCACGTTGCTGCTGGCGGCGGGGCCGACTGCCGAGCGGCAATTCGCCCTGGCCGACATGCTGTACCAGGGGGGCGATTTGTCGGCGGCGCGCGAGCGGTACTACGCGGCTCTCGAACTCGACGAAGAGTACGTCGAGGCCCGGGCGGCCTTGGGGTGCGTGCTGGCCGAATTGGGAGACCTGGAACTGGCCGTCGCGACGTTCGCGGGGGTGCTCGACATGGAACCCGACTTCGCGGACGGGCACTATCATCTGGCCGGGGCGCTGGAGCGACTCGATCGTCACGACGAGGCGCGGCGGCACTTGGCGGCGTTTCTGGCGTTGGCGCCCGAGAGCCGGTGGGCCGACGCGGCTCGAGCGCGTCTCGGCGACGCCCCGCC from Pirellulales bacterium harbors:
- a CDS encoding tetratricopeptide repeat protein, producing MVPDDAPFETHPDGDSAQPGELAGEVVGFVGRLLGMTHDEAGQFVVSAGGAVAEPHHPTTTLVVVGDHQRDLAAAIERLKHCDVVAASVATGRVQWVHESQLWQRLGLVEELAQRRLYTPVMLAELLEVPAAAVRHWHRRGALVAARCVRRLPYFDFAAVAVARRLAELHRAGCSLYVVDRQLASLGKLADADLADELVVADRRLLMRRGDELVELHGQRRFDFATDAAADESENDAPTVVSIPLTAAALAACGSSEGEQSLVEQWELEALEHQRAGRFREAAEAYRTLLLAAGPTAERQFALADMLYQGGDLSAARERYYAALELDEEYVEARAALGCVLAELGDLELAVATFAGVLDMEPDFADGHYHLAGALERLDRHDEARRHLAAFLALAPESRWADAARARLGDAPPPT